A segment of the Desulfurococcus mucosus DSM 2162 genome:
TTGCCAGTTGCCAACCGCGGTTGTGGAGTTGTTTACGCATTGCCCACAGTAGTTAAATAGTGGAGTGCACACAATTTTAAGCGGTGGCCGAGTATGGGTGGCTTCAGGGAGGGCAAGATCCTGGCGGGCGCGGGCGCGCTCATCGTGGCGCTGGCCCCGCTGGTGCTCGGCTTCTTTGCGCCGTTCGCCGCGTTCGTGGGCCTGTTGCTCGTGCTTGAGGGGTTGAGAGAGGTGGCAAAGGCGTACGGCGAGGAGTCGGCGTATAAGTGGGCCGTGAAAGCCGTCGCCGTGGAGGTGGTGGGCTTCGCCGTGTTCGCCGCGCTCGGGCTGTACGCGGCGTACCTAGAGGCGACATTGTGCGAGTGGTGGTTCTGCTCTCCGACCCCGAGGGTTTTCGGGCGCGCCGCACTACTGGTGCTGGCTGCGTC
Coding sequences within it:
- a CDS encoding DUF996 domain-containing protein, whose translation is MGGFREGKILAGAGALIVALAPLVLGFFAPFAAFVGLLLVLEGLREVAKAYGEESAYKWAVKAVAVEVVGFAVFAALGLYAAYLEATLCEWWFCSPTPRVFGRAALLVLAASQLAGATLFRKAFDALASKTGEKLFKAAGVAMVAGTGAAFALSAVAAVLAWADASLSIVPGVIAFVIIAYVAPLTAWVPAAFAFLLAPEPRQSEQAPAGNKIQP